From one Salmo salar chromosome ssa09, Ssal_v3.1, whole genome shotgun sequence genomic stretch:
- the LOC106613175 gene encoding ATP-sensitive inward rectifier potassium channel 1-like, which yields MMFGIRKRIQDHLVERRIRRTRLVTKYGQCNIEFGNMKCGNQFAFLVDFWTTFVEFRWRFVLFFFTVSFILSWFIFGLLWFWIAWSNGDLTWQNPSKGHKYCVENVSDLITAFLFSMETQTSIGYGVRVITPHCSGAVTLIITQFLIGSIINCFMCGIILAKISIPKKRAKTITFSQTAVICPKKDFLCLMIRVANLRKTLMIGSQIYGKLLRTTMKPNEETIIMDQVNIEFMVDAGKDNLFFVCPLTLYHVIDKASPFFEMAVDTLHKQEFELVVFLDGTAETTSSACQVRTSFIPQEIMWGYSFLPIISRSKEGKYRVNFSNFSKVVPVATAHCSYCFHNMKAHHLHCINGIDNREFEVNDNFKQPNMTKM from the coding sequence ATGATGTTTGGCATCAGGAAGCGCATCCAGGACCACCTGGTGGAGCGAAGAATCCGCCGAACCCGGCTGGTGACCAAATATGGCCAATGCAACATTGAATTTGGTAACATGAAATGCGGCAACCAGTTTGCCTTCCTCGTGGACTTCTGGACGACCTTCGTGGAGTTCCGTTGGCGCTTTGTCCTCTTCTTCTTCACCGTCTCGTTCATCCTGAGCTGGTTCATCTTCGGACTACTGTGGTTCTGGATCGCCTGGAGCAACGGGGACCTGACCTGGCAGAACCCCTCAAAAGGCCACAAGTACTGCGTGGAAAACGTTTCTGATCTCATTACAGCATTCCTCTTCTCCATGGAGACACAGACCAGCATCGGGTATGGTGTACGTGTCATCACCCCTCACTGTTCTGGTGCTGTAACCCTCATCATTACCCAGTTTCTCATAGGTTCCATCATCAACTGTTTCATGTGTGGAATCATCCTAGCCAAGATCTCCATCCCTAAGAAAAGGGCCAAGACCATCACATTCAGTCAGACAGCTGTCATCTGTCCTAAGAAAGACTTCCTTTGCCTCATGATAAGAGTGGCCAACTTACGCAAGACCCTGATGATCGGGAGCCAGATCTATGGCAAGTTGTTGAGGACAACCATGAAACCCAATGAGGAGACAATTATCATGGACCAGGTGAACATTGAGTTCATGGTGGACGCTGGGAAGGACAACCTCTTCTTTGTGTGTCCTCTCACACTCTACCATGTGATTGACAAGGCTAGCCCTTTTTTTGAGATGGCAGTGGACACACTCCATAAGCAGGAGTTTGAGCTGGTGGTCTTTCTGGACGGCACAGCCGAGACCACCAGCTCAGCCTGCCAGGTCAGGACCTCCTTCATCCCTCAGGAGATCATGTGGGGTTACAGCTTCCTGCCAATCATCTCCCGCAGTAAAGAGGGCAAGTACAGAGTGAACTTCTCCAACTTCTCCAAAGTGGTGCCCGTGGCCACTGCACATTGTTCCTACTGCTTCCACAACATGAAGGCACACCACCTCCACTGCATTAACGGAATCGACAACAGGGAATTTGAAGTGAATGATAACTTTAAACAACCTAATATGACCAAGATGTGA